In uncultured Bacteroides sp., the following proteins share a genomic window:
- a CDS encoding family 43 glycosylhydrolase, whose protein sequence is MKRKYLLLFFILGYLSINIKTEAQPVAWNSPKAGNPIIPGYFADPTIKKFGDTYYLYATTDGNGGGLGPSQVWVSKDFVNWTIMPMNWPTTYHIWAPDVMKGKDGRFYMYYCEPCKIYCGVSETPRGPWKNYLGADTTVLVKDRFVKNVITLDGQSFVDDDGSTYLYWGTWGIYKDFGCGVGKLTPDLKSFSKAQIIPNTQATDFFEAPFMIKKDGIYYFTYSSGSCHDHTYRVQYATSKTGPMGPFVFANNNPILATNADSTIHGPGHHSIIKEGDKYYIVYHRHNIPQSTRGMHRQIAADQLIFTKDGRIEKVNAGHQGIGYLQPSTNPFPNLAFGKKVKASSYYNDWFKPEYAVDDNNATLWRAKSSRNEWIEIDLGTVQPVQRIWTQFEYATSYYQYIIETSADGKEWNVFADKRNNVLAGSPMTDYGNVKARYVRLTITGNEKNGVLAAIWNIKIFSGSKIDPPHQLVHLSPSSFLQNKGQWENKAGMLGGSLSAKGDISLVTEDSHTGIKLASQSELVSDFDMPQGFFSGQPYTLSYSIYGSDEDAMKQIVTWGNNKKTITSLAKNSSDNKAWHVVACISDGKKESVYLDSTLIQSNRVGKIQSKDNKLHISGGESGALISNLNVYNWQQSIQEVMFDANASDIVIPQIPGEEAKEMFIDLNADNYLAGTSLKQIENGNGIKGLFNTQTTPVSVEEKENVRAFRFNGTQEFRSTFPLPDSFFDNPAYSVTAWILNPELDENECIADITPAYVELDRIAFGWGKEPRNGLICHNGWFEDSGLKEVKPDNKWHHVAVTYDGYMEKIYVDGKLLKQKDIMLRLPRSPYVTLGRTSDQAWPFNGWLHSLKVYNYTISDKDIEYESFLKQK, encoded by the coding sequence ATGAAAAGAAAATACCTTCTTTTATTCTTTATTCTTGGTTATTTGAGCATTAATATCAAGACTGAAGCTCAGCCCGTAGCCTGGAATTCTCCTAAAGCTGGTAATCCGATTATTCCGGGATACTTTGCCGACCCTACAATTAAGAAGTTTGGCGATACATATTATCTGTATGCCACAACCGATGGTAACGGTGGAGGACTGGGCCCTTCTCAGGTGTGGGTTTCAAAAGACTTTGTAAACTGGACTATCATGCCGATGAACTGGCCTACCACTTACCACATCTGGGCACCGGATGTAATGAAAGGTAAGGACGGACGGTTTTATATGTATTATTGTGAACCGTGCAAAATCTATTGTGGGGTATCAGAAACTCCACGAGGCCCATGGAAAAATTATCTTGGTGCCGATACGACTGTGCTGGTAAAGGACAGATTTGTGAAAAATGTAATCACACTCGATGGGCAATCTTTTGTGGATGATGATGGTTCTACTTATCTTTATTGGGGAACATGGGGAATCTATAAAGACTTTGGCTGTGGAGTTGGAAAACTTACTCCCGACCTTAAAAGCTTTTCGAAAGCCCAGATTATTCCTAATACTCAGGCAACAGATTTCTTCGAGGCTCCTTTCATGATTAAAAAGGATGGAATTTATTATTTCACTTACTCATCGGGATCTTGCCACGATCATACTTACAGGGTACAGTATGCAACAAGTAAAACCGGACCAATGGGACCTTTTGTTTTCGCCAATAACAACCCGATATTGGCCACAAATGCTGACAGTACCATCCACGGACCGGGCCATCATAGCATTATAAAAGAAGGTGATAAATATTATATTGTTTATCACAGGCACAACATTCCTCAGTCAACACGAGGGATGCACCGACAAATTGCAGCCGACCAGCTAATATTTACGAAAGATGGCCGCATTGAAAAGGTTAATGCCGGACATCAAGGCATTGGTTACCTTCAGCCATCGACCAATCCTTTCCCCAATCTTGCTTTTGGAAAAAAAGTGAAAGCCTCATCATATTACAATGATTGGTTTAAGCCCGAATATGCTGTCGATGATAATAATGCAACTTTATGGCGCGCAAAAAGCAGCCGGAACGAATGGATTGAGATAGATTTGGGAACTGTTCAGCCCGTTCAACGAATTTGGACACAGTTTGAATATGCTACCTCATATTATCAATACATTATTGAGACTTCGGCTGACGGAAAAGAATGGAATGTTTTTGCCGATAAACGAAATAATGTATTAGCTGGTAGTCCGATGACTGACTATGGTAATGTGAAAGCCAGATATGTGCGACTCACAATTACCGGCAATGAGAAAAACGGAGTGCTGGCTGCCATCTGGAACATAAAGATATTCAGCGGAAGCAAAATTGATCCGCCGCACCAATTAGTGCATCTTTCTCCTTCTTCATTCCTTCAGAATAAAGGCCAATGGGAGAATAAAGCCGGAATGTTGGGTGGTAGTCTGTCTGCAAAAGGTGATATTTCTTTGGTTACTGAAGATAGCCATACAGGAATAAAGCTTGCTTCCCAATCTGAATTGGTTTCAGATTTTGATATGCCGCAGGGATTTTTCAGCGGACAGCCTTACACCCTCTCCTATTCCATCTATGGATCAGATGAAGATGCCATGAAACAGATTGTAACATGGGGCAACAATAAAAAGACAATTACCAGTCTGGCTAAGAATTCCTCAGATAATAAAGCGTGGCATGTGGTTGCTTGCATATCCGACGGAAAGAAAGAGTCGGTTTATCTGGACAGCACTTTGATTCAAAGCAACAGAGTTGGCAAAATTCAGAGTAAGGACAATAAGTTACATATTTCAGGTGGAGAAAGTGGTGCTCTAATTTCTAATCTTAACGTGTATAACTGGCAGCAAAGCATACAAGAAGTTATGTTTGATGCTAACGCCTCTGATATTGTAATTCCTCAAATACCGGGTGAAGAAGCAAAAGAGATGTTTATTGACCTCAATGCCGATAATTATCTTGCCGGAACATCACTGAAACAGATAGAAAACGGTAATGGCATAAAAGGTTTATTCAATACGCAAACTACTCCCGTGTCTGTAGAAGAGAAAGAGAATGTCAGGGCATTCAGGTTTAACGGTACTCAGGAATTCCGTTCAACGTTCCCGCTCCCTGATTCATTCTTTGATAATCCGGCATATTCGGTTACAGCATGGATCTTAAATCCTGAACTAGACGAGAATGAATGCATAGCCGACATCACTCCTGCTTATGTTGAATTAGACAGAATAGCTTTTGGATGGGGAAAGGAACCAAGAAACGGACTGATCTGCCACAACGGATGGTTCGAAGATTCCGGACTGAAAGAGGTTAAACCAGACAATAAATGGCATCACGTAGCAGTAACATACGACGGATATATGGAAAAAATATATGTTGATGGCAAATTGCTTAAGCAAAAAGATATCATGCTTCGCCTGCCACGCAGTCCGTATGTAACTTTAGGAAGAACATCCGATCAGGCATGGCCATTCAACGGATGGCTGCATTCTTTGAAAGTTTATAATTATACAATAAGTGACAAGGATATAGAATATGAATCATTCTTAAAACAAAAATAA
- a CDS encoding DUF6055 domain-containing protein yields the protein MKQFILLYLVTCLSLSLQAKKSVYIPKDLVKNDFNNPDSQYAYARMASSDNIAIFWEKQFGVNPAEAPQLEGKPMTWDVNNLLQRTEGFYKFFRDTLKFAKPGSKADLYKMMVMVNYSLEGTAYGGDYDQQIGALWVTPSRIQDHKLNCIAHELGHCFQSQIMCDGHGEGWGGCGFYEMTSQWMLWQVNPKWMTDEEYHWKAFMDRTHLAFLSMENIYHSPYVLEYWGEKRGLPLIAEMYRQGKKGEDPVITYKRMTGLNQQQFNDEMFDAYKHLITYDMKRVREVAKPYANRFTCKLDTLSDGWMQINKSNCPQNYGFNAIRLSVPKPGKKVTVSFKGLAGAEGFSKVNIDKAGWRYGFVGVKQDGTPIYGDASVKANGQISFKTPKGESLNYLWLVVMGAPSEHWMNPDAVAFANEKSSAGTTPQPDAEWPYKIQVK from the coding sequence ATGAAACAGTTTATCCTACTTTATTTAGTCACTTGCTTAAGCCTTTCACTTCAGGCAAAGAAGAGCGTCTATATTCCAAAAGACTTAGTGAAAAATGATTTCAATAATCCGGATAGTCAATACGCTTATGCACGTATGGCCTCTTCGGATAACATAGCTATCTTTTGGGAGAAACAATTTGGCGTTAATCCTGCCGAGGCTCCACAGTTGGAAGGAAAACCAATGACCTGGGATGTTAATAACCTGTTGCAAAGGACTGAGGGTTTCTACAAATTCTTTCGCGACACACTCAAGTTTGCTAAGCCTGGCAGCAAGGCTGATCTGTATAAGATGATGGTTATGGTGAATTATTCACTTGAGGGAACTGCTTACGGCGGCGACTATGACCAACAGATTGGAGCGCTTTGGGTTACTCCTAGTCGCATTCAGGATCACAAACTAAACTGTATTGCTCATGAATTAGGACATTGTTTTCAGTCACAAATCATGTGTGACGGTCATGGCGAAGGCTGGGGCGGTTGCGGATTCTACGAAATGACTTCGCAGTGGATGCTCTGGCAAGTAAATCCAAAATGGATGACCGATGAGGAATATCACTGGAAAGCTTTCATGGACAGGACTCATCTTGCATTTTTAAGCATGGAGAATATTTATCACTCTCCTTATGTGCTTGAATATTGGGGCGAGAAACGTGGTTTACCGCTTATTGCTGAAATGTACCGTCAAGGGAAGAAAGGGGAAGATCCTGTTATTACTTATAAACGAATGACCGGACTGAACCAACAACAGTTCAATGATGAGATGTTTGACGCATACAAACACTTGATCACTTATGATATGAAACGTGTTCGTGAAGTAGCAAAACCTTATGCAAACCGTTTCACTTGTAAACTCGATACTTTAAGTGATGGCTGGATGCAGATAAATAAGAGCAACTGTCCGCAGAATTATGGTTTCAATGCAATCCGTCTTTCAGTTCCTAAACCGGGAAAGAAAGTAACTGTTTCCTTTAAAGGTCTTGCCGGAGCAGAAGGCTTCAGTAAAGTTAATATAGATAAAGCAGGATGGCGGTATGGTTTTGTAGGTGTAAAACAGGATGGTACACCTATTTACGGTGATGCAAGTGTTAAAGCAAACGGGCAGATTTCTTTCAAAACGCCAAAAGGAGAATCTTTGAATTACTTGTGGTTGGTAGTTATGGGAGCACCTTCCGAACATTGGATGAATCCGGATGCTGTAGCCTTTGCGAACGAAAAGAGTTCTGCTGGCACTACTCCGCAACCTGATGCAGAATGGCCTTATAAAATACAAGTTAAATAA
- a CDS encoding glycoside hydrolase family 127 protein produces the protein MKKLWIIGLLSLGTCLQAQVKSGGGYPITPVPFTAVKVTDSFWGQRLKASREVTIPLAFSKCEETGRYENFIKAAHPSDSYKEEGFTFDDTDVYKTIEGASYSMQTFPNKKLSKYIDSVLTIVGKAQEPDGYLYTYRTMNPKHPHEWVGSKRWEKEEDLSHELYNLGHMIEGAVAHYQATGKKNFLNIAMKYADCAAREIGNNPGQVVVVPGHQIAEMALAKLYVVTGQKKYLDLAKFFLDKRSYTEKKDEYGQAHKPVLEQDEAVGHAVRAVYMYSGMADVAALTGDKGYIQAIDRIWDNIVNKKLYITGGIGATSNREAFGKNYELPNMSAYCETCAAIGNVYLNYRLFLLHGDAKYYDVLERTLYNGLISGVSLDGGAFFYPNPLQSIGQHQRQPWFGCACCPSNICRFIPSVPGYIYAVHNSDLYVNLFMSNNSDIKVNGKSVALTQTTNYPWTGDIKLAVSPKGKQNFNLKIRVPGWLQGSVVPGNLYSYSDKKNLKFHITVNGETVESTIEKGYFTIARAWKKGDVVEVHFDMEPRTVKANNQVEADRGMISIERGPLVYCAEWPDNDFSVLSIIMNKKPEFKVVEKSDMLYGIRMIETGAQILNYDSKGRLVAKDVKLNLIPYYAWAHRGNGEMTVWLPSDLSATRPAMPPTVASESKVSASHNVKSISAINDGLLPKDENDRSIPYYHWWPKEGTTEWISYDFGSPKSVSSSTVYWFDDAPWGGCRVPEWWKVYYKNASNEWTPVENINAYGIEKGTGNEIRFKPVTTQELKLEIKLPAKNASGLYEWEVE, from the coding sequence ATGAAGAAACTTTGGATTATAGGACTACTAAGTCTGGGTACCTGTTTGCAGGCACAGGTGAAATCCGGTGGAGGATACCCAATTACTCCCGTGCCTTTTACGGCAGTTAAGGTAACAGATTCCTTCTGGGGACAGCGATTGAAAGCCAGTCGTGAAGTAACCATCCCTTTAGCATTCAGCAAATGTGAAGAAACAGGTCGGTACGAAAACTTTATTAAGGCAGCCCATCCTAGTGATTCATACAAGGAAGAAGGATTTACCTTTGATGATACTGATGTATATAAAACCATTGAAGGCGCAAGCTACTCAATGCAGACTTTCCCAAATAAAAAATTATCTAAATACATTGATAGTGTACTTACTATAGTTGGCAAGGCTCAGGAGCCGGATGGCTATCTTTATACCTACAGAACCATGAATCCTAAGCATCCGCATGAATGGGTAGGAAGTAAACGTTGGGAGAAAGAAGAAGATCTTAGCCATGAATTGTACAATCTTGGCCACATGATTGAAGGAGCTGTTGCTCACTATCAAGCTACAGGCAAAAAGAACTTCCTGAATATTGCTATGAAATATGCTGATTGTGCAGCAAGAGAGATTGGAAACAACCCCGGACAAGTGGTTGTGGTTCCCGGACATCAGATTGCAGAAATGGCACTTGCTAAGCTTTACGTGGTAACGGGACAAAAGAAGTATCTTGATCTTGCCAAGTTCTTCCTCGACAAGCGCAGCTATACAGAAAAGAAAGACGAATATGGTCAGGCTCACAAACCGGTTCTGGAACAGGATGAAGCTGTAGGACATGCTGTTCGTGCAGTATATATGTACTCAGGTATGGCCGATGTTGCAGCTTTAACCGGCGATAAAGGTTATATCCAGGCTATTGACCGCATCTGGGATAATATAGTTAATAAGAAACTATACATCACTGGTGGTATCGGAGCAACCAGTAACAGAGAAGCTTTCGGCAAGAATTATGAATTGCCTAACATGTCGGCTTACTGCGAAACTTGTGCGGCCATCGGAAATGTTTACCTCAATTATCGTTTGTTCCTTCTTCACGGCGATGCCAAATACTATGACGTATTGGAACGCACACTTTATAATGGATTAATCAGCGGTGTTTCTCTTGACGGAGGTGCTTTCTTCTACCCTAACCCATTGCAATCAATTGGTCAGCATCAACGTCAGCCTTGGTTTGGTTGCGCTTGTTGTCCATCAAATATCTGCCGTTTTATTCCATCTGTTCCGGGATATATTTATGCTGTTCACAATAGTGATTTATATGTAAACTTGTTTATGTCTAATAACTCTGACATAAAAGTAAACGGCAAATCGGTTGCATTGACACAAACAACTAATTATCCATGGACAGGAGACATCAAACTTGCTGTATCTCCTAAAGGAAAACAAAATTTTAATCTAAAAATTCGCGTTCCGGGATGGTTACAAGGTTCAGTTGTTCCGGGTAATCTATATAGCTATAGTGATAAGAAAAACCTAAAATTCCATATTACTGTAAACGGGGAAACTGTTGAAAGCACCATAGAAAAAGGATATTTCACAATCGCACGTGCCTGGAAGAAGGGAGATGTAGTAGAAGTTCATTTTGATATGGAGCCTCGCACAGTAAAAGCCAACAATCAGGTGGAAGCCGATCGCGGTATGATTTCAATAGAACGCGGTCCGCTGGTATATTGTGCTGAATGGCCAGACAATGATTTCAGTGTGCTAAGTATTATTATGAATAAGAAGCCAGAATTTAAAGTTGTTGAAAAGTCAGATATGCTTTACGGAATCAGAATGATTGAGACCGGAGCACAAATTCTTAACTATGATTCAAAAGGCAGACTAGTTGCCAAAGATGTGAAACTGAATTTAATTCCATATTATGCATGGGCACATCGCGGAAACGGTGAGATGACTGTTTGGTTACCATCCGATCTAAGTGCTACCCGTCCGGCTATGCCTCCAACAGTAGCTTCAGAAAGTAAAGTTTCAGCCTCACACAATGTAAAATCAATCAGCGCAATCAATGACGGCTTACTGCCAAAAGATGAGAACGACCGCAGTATACCTTATTACCATTGGTGGCCAAAAGAAGGTACAACTGAATGGATTTCTTACGATTTCGGTTCTCCTAAGAGTGTTTCCAGTTCTACAGTTTACTGGTTTGACGATGCTCCATGGGGAGGTTGCCGTGTACCGGAATGGTGGAAGGTTTATTATAAAAATGCTTCCAACGAATGGACACCGGTTGAAAACATTAATGCATACGGTATAGAGAAAGGAACAGGAAATGAAATTCGTTTCAAACCTGTAACAACACAGGAGCTGAAACTGGAAATCAAGCTTCCTGCGAAGAATGCCTCCGGACTCTATGAATGGGAAGTAGAATAA
- a CDS encoding DPP IV N-terminal domain-containing protein, with the protein MKKFVLLAIGALLSGNALYAQGTVGDYQRAFSLRDNLKDKVFYSDVNPKWIGKTSQFWYIRNTPDGKIYVVTDAVKKNRKELFDHQKLAKLIASATSKTIDAKKLPLLSLQVNPTLDSLRFIYNDYKWLYLKKKNQLRNEGKVEKPDSKYWNASDDERQGPPVISPDGKLTAFIKNQNVYIKDNGSGKEKALSLDGSPGEYYSAYLSWSPDSKKVAAMKIRPAEQRYIYFVESSPTDQLQPKLHKREYTKPGDALPFRTPCAFDVESGKASIPSTELFNSQFEVRGLEWSADSKKIMFEYNQRGHQVFRVLELSAETGAVKTIVEETSKTFVNYNRYFRKNLANGDEVIWMSERDNWNHLYLYNRHTGEIKNQITKGEWYVRDVINVDEANKQIIFSANGMVKNEDPYLIRYYRINFDGTGLTCLTPEEGMHQGTFSDDNNYLVDVYSMVNKAPVTVLRESKSGKVIMPLEKADITQLIKAGWVAPEPFVAKGRDGKTDIWGVIIRPTNFDPQKKYPVLEYIYAGPGNQYTPKSFYPFLGFHSSIAELGFIVVQMDGMGTSFRSKSFEEIIYKNLKDAGLPDHMAWIKAAAQKYPYMNTDKVGIFGGSAGGQESTTATLFYPEFYKAAYSSCGCHDNRMDKIWWNEQWMGYPIGKEYQECSNVENAHLLKTPLMLVVGEMDDNVDPSSTMQVVNALIKANKNFELVVLPGSNHTLGGEYGEHKRYDFFVKNLMGVNPPAWDAIMTK; encoded by the coding sequence ATGAAGAAATTTGTTTTATTGGCTATAGGTGCGTTGCTTTCCGGCAACGCACTTTATGCACAAGGCACTGTGGGAGACTACCAACGTGCCTTTTCATTACGGGATAATCTGAAAGACAAAGTATTTTATTCTGATGTAAATCCCAAATGGATTGGAAAAACCAGCCAATTCTGGTATATAAGAAACACTCCGGATGGGAAGATTTACGTTGTAACCGACGCAGTAAAAAAGAACAGAAAGGAACTTTTCGATCATCAGAAACTAGCTAAACTTATAGCCTCAGCTACTTCAAAGACTATCGATGCCAAAAAGCTTCCTTTACTATCGCTGCAAGTTAATCCCACTCTTGATTCTCTTCGATTCATTTATAACGATTACAAATGGCTTTATCTTAAAAAGAAGAATCAGCTCAGGAACGAAGGCAAAGTAGAAAAACCAGATTCCAAATATTGGAATGCGAGCGATGATGAACGACAAGGACCTCCAGTTATTTCTCCTGATGGAAAGCTGACTGCCTTCATCAAAAATCAGAATGTATATATAAAAGATAATGGATCAGGAAAAGAAAAAGCATTAAGCTTGGATGGCTCTCCCGGTGAATATTACTCAGCATACCTCAGCTGGTCACCCGATTCTAAGAAAGTAGCTGCGATGAAAATCCGTCCGGCAGAACAGCGGTACATCTATTTTGTGGAATCATCCCCAACCGATCAGCTACAACCAAAGCTTCATAAACGTGAATATACCAAACCGGGAGACGCTCTGCCGTTCAGAACTCCTTGTGCTTTCGATGTGGAAAGTGGAAAAGCATCTATTCCTTCCACAGAACTGTTCAACAGTCAGTTTGAAGTTCGCGGGTTGGAATGGAGCGCCGACAGCAAGAAAATAATGTTTGAATACAATCAGCGTGGACATCAGGTTTTCCGTGTACTGGAACTATCTGCAGAAACCGGTGCTGTAAAAACTATTGTTGAAGAAACCAGCAAAACATTTGTAAACTACAATCGTTATTTCCGTAAGAACCTGGCTAACGGCGATGAAGTTATCTGGATGAGCGAAAGAGATAACTGGAATCATCTATACTTATATAACCGCCATACCGGAGAAATAAAGAATCAGATTACCAAAGGAGAATGGTATGTCAGAGATGTGATCAACGTAGACGAAGCAAACAAACAGATTATCTTCTCGGCTAATGGAATGGTTAAAAATGAAGATCCGTATCTGATTCGCTATTATCGCATTAATTTCGACGGAACCGGACTAACTTGTCTTACTCCCGAAGAAGGTATGCACCAAGGAACATTCTCCGACGACAATAATTATCTCGTTGATGTTTATTCAATGGTTAATAAAGCTCCTGTTACTGTTCTAAGAGAATCAAAAAGTGGAAAGGTTATTATGCCTCTTGAAAAAGCAGATATCACTCAATTAATAAAAGCCGGATGGGTAGCTCCCGAGCCTTTTGTAGCTAAAGGAAGAGATGGAAAAACTGATATCTGGGGAGTAATAATACGCCCAACGAACTTTGATCCGCAAAAGAAATATCCAGTTTTGGAATACATTTATGCAGGACCGGGAAACCAATATACACCAAAATCCTTTTATCCTTTTCTGGGATTCCACTCTTCCATTGCTGAGCTAGGATTTATCGTAGTACAAATGGATGGAATGGGAACATCTTTCCGTTCCAAATCTTTCGAAGAGATCATTTACAAAAATCTAAAGGATGCAGGTCTTCCTGATCATATGGCATGGATAAAAGCTGCAGCTCAGAAGTATCCTTATATGAATACTGATAAAGTCGGCATCTTTGGAGGTTCAGCCGGTGGACAAGAGTCGACAACAGCTACTCTTTTCTATCCTGAGTTCTACAAAGCAGCTTATTCATCTTGCGGTTGCCACGATAACCGGATGGACAAGATCTGGTGGAACGAACAATGGATGGGCTATCCTATTGGAAAGGAATACCAAGAATGTTCAAACGTTGAGAATGCACATTTACTGAAAACGCCATTAATGTTGGTTGTCGGAGAAATGGATGATAACGTAGATCCATCTTCAACTATGCAAGTGGTAAATGCTTTGATAAAAGCCAATAAAAACTTTGAACTTGTTGTATTACCAGGCAGTAATCATACTCTTGGAGGAGAATACGGTGAACACAAACGTTATGATTTCTTTGTGAAGAACCTTATGGGAGTAAATCCTCCAGCATGGGATGCTATAATGACTAAATAG
- a CDS encoding glycoside hydrolase family 127 protein: MRIKLRPLFFLTVVGIATFINAKDKTTEPIKQISFTEVHFNDNFWAPRIEINRTVSIPSAFKECEKNGRFDNFALAGKLIKGEHKGDFSFDDTDPYKIIEGASYSLAVKYDKKLDAYLDSVINLIRAAQEPDGYLCTCVTNKCTRLSGWWGNARWEKINSHELYNCGHLYEAAVAHYQSTGKKTLLSVAIKNADLVCKTFGPNNGQIHRPSGHPIVEMALCKLYKVTGNKKYLDMAKYFVEETGRGTDGHRLNEYSQDHMPILKQDEIVGHAVRAGYLYSGVADVASLTKDTAYFNALTRIWNNMASKKLFITGGIGSRAQGEGFGPNYELNNHTAYCETCAAIANVYWNQRMFLATGDAKYIDVLERALYNGVISGVSLSGNKFFYDNPLESMGQHERQAWFGCACCPGNITRFMASVPTYMYAAQANDIFVNLYIQSNGKVKTDRNEVTLYQSTQYPWNGKIKITVKPLKNQKFAINLRIPGWAENQPVPTDLYKFTEKALAAYEIRVNGKVVKLSQNNGYASIDRIWKNGDVIELNLPMPVRRIQAHENVKDDQGKLAIERGPIVYCIEGVDQEDKHVFNKYIPENAKMDFIYQKDLLNGVMILKGNAKEVSLSGEEKDVPFTAIPYSTWNNRGTDEMAVWIPSSAQETRPTPMPTIASKAQTVVIKAPIQNDAPLISSPEESTWGVNDQWEPKSSSDISKPYHYWWMKRGTPETLAYEFEKEETVSNVEVYWLDFDQYDGNFRVPASWKLYYKDGNNWKEVEAKGKYTTKKDCYNSLDFTPVTTKGLKIVAKLQNGESGGVIEWKVK, translated from the coding sequence ATGAGAATCAAATTACGCCCCTTGTTTTTTTTGACCGTAGTAGGAATTGCTACCTTCATTAATGCAAAAGACAAAACCACAGAACCAATAAAACAGATATCATTCACAGAAGTACATTTTAATGATAACTTCTGGGCACCACGCATTGAAATAAATCGTACCGTGTCAATCCCTTCTGCATTTAAAGAATGTGAGAAGAACGGACGATTTGATAATTTTGCTTTAGCCGGCAAGTTAATCAAAGGAGAACACAAAGGTGACTTCTCATTCGATGATACTGATCCTTATAAGATAATTGAGGGAGCTTCATATTCACTTGCAGTAAAATATGACAAGAAACTGGATGCTTATCTTGACAGTGTAATTAATCTGATTCGTGCTGCACAAGAACCTGATGGATATCTTTGTACTTGTGTAACTAACAAATGCACCCGCTTGTCAGGCTGGTGGGGTAATGCGCGATGGGAAAAAATCAACAGTCATGAGCTTTATAACTGCGGACATTTATATGAAGCAGCTGTTGCTCATTATCAGTCAACCGGAAAGAAAACATTATTAAGTGTTGCTATAAAGAATGCTGATCTGGTATGTAAGACTTTTGGCCCAAATAACGGACAGATTCACCGTCCATCAGGACATCCAATTGTAGAAATGGCACTTTGTAAGTTATACAAGGTTACAGGAAACAAGAAATATCTTGATATGGCTAAATATTTTGTGGAAGAAACAGGAAGAGGAACTGACGGACACAGACTAAACGAATATAGCCAGGATCACATGCCTATTCTAAAACAAGACGAGATAGTGGGACACGCTGTTAGAGCAGGATATCTGTACTCGGGTGTAGCAGATGTAGCTTCTCTTACAAAAGATACAGCTTATTTCAATGCACTGACCCGTATATGGAACAATATGGCAAGCAAGAAATTATTTATAACAGGAGGCATAGGTTCAAGAGCACAGGGCGAGGGCTTTGGTCCTAATTATGAATTAAATAATCATACTGCTTACTGCGAAACATGTGCTGCAATAGCAAATGTATACTGGAATCAACGTATGTTTCTTGCCACTGGAGATGCCAAATACATTGATGTACTGGAGCGTGCTCTTTATAATGGAGTGATATCAGGCGTATCATTAAGCGGAAATAAGTTCTTCTATGATAATCCACTCGAATCAATGGGACAGCATGAGCGCCAGGCATGGTTTGGATGTGCTTGTTGCCCTGGAAATATAACACGCTTTATGGCATCTGTTCCAACATATATGTATGCAGCTCAGGCTAATGATATTTTTGTAAATCTATATATTCAAAGCAATGGTAAGGTTAAAACAGATAGAAACGAGGTAACTTTATATCAATCAACACAATATCCATGGAACGGCAAAATTAAAATCACGGTTAAACCTTTGAAGAATCAAAAGTTTGCCATTAATCTTCGCATACCGGGATGGGCAGAAAATCAGCCTGTTCCAACTGATCTTTATAAATTTACAGAAAAGGCATTAGCAGCCTATGAGATTCGTGTAAATGGCAAAGTTGTAAAACTGTCACAAAATAATGGATATGCTTCTATTGATCGTATATGGAAAAACGGAGATGTTATTGAACTAAACCTGCCAATGCCTGTCCGCCGAATACAGGCTCATGAAAATGTGAAAGACGATCAGGGGAAACTAGCAATCGAAAGGGGACCGATTGTATATTGCATCGAAGGTGTTGATCAGGAAGATAAGCATGTGTTCAACAAATACATTCCTGAAAATGCAAAAATGGATTTTATTTACCAGAAAGACTTACTAAACGGAGTTATGATATTGAAAGGCAATGCTAAAGAAGTATCATTAAGTGGTGAAGAAAAAGATGTTCCATTTACTGCAATTCCTTATTCAACATGGAATAATCGTGGAACAGATGAAATGGCTGTATGGATTCCTTCTTCTGCACAGGAAACTCGTCCTACTCCAATGCCAACAATTGCTTCAAAAGCACAAACTGTGGTTATTAAAGCTCCTATTCAAAATGATGCTCCGTTAATTTCTTCACCAGAAGAATCGACTTGGGGGGTAAATGATCAATGGGAACCTAAAAGCTCTTCAGATATTTCTAAACCATATCACTACTGGTGGATGAAAAGAGGTACGCCTGAAACTCTGGCTTATGAATTTGAAAAAGAAGAGACTGTATCTAATGTAGAGGTTTATTGGCTGGATTTTGATCAATACGATGGTAATTTCAGAGTTCCGGCAAGTTGGAAGCTATATTATAAAGACGGCAACAATTGGAAAGAGGTAGAAGCCAAAGGTAAATATACCACAAAAAAGGATTGTTATAATAGTTTAGATTTCACTCCAGTAACAACAAAGGGTCTCAAAATAGTAGCCAAACTACAAAATGGAGAATCAGGCGGTGTAATTGAGTGGAAAGTAAAATAA